The Stenotrophomonas maltophilia genome includes a region encoding these proteins:
- the ileS gene encoding isoleucine--tRNA ligase, which translates to MSQDYKTTLNLPATEFPMRGDLPKREPGILARWEEQGLYQQLRDNAAGRPLFVLHDGPPYANGRIHLGHAVNKILKDIIVKSRYLAGFDAPYVPGWDCHGLPIEIAVEKKWGKVGTKLDAVEFRQKCREFAEEQINIQRVDFKRLGVTGDWDNPYKTLSFDFEANEIRALSKVVANGHLVRGAKPVYWCFDCGSALAEAEIEYQEKESPAIDVAYAARDAQAIGQAFGVSVPADVEVAVPIWTTTPWTLPASLAVSLGAEITYVLAEGPAHNGKRRWLVLAAALAERALQRYGVENVVLHGETTGAALENQLLAHPFYPEREILVLNGDHVSDEDGTGAVHTAPGHGQEDFVVSQKYGLLDKYNAGQITPIDGRGVYLESTPPAGDVVLAGQHLWQAQEAIVGVLRDNGALLAFHPIRHSYPHCWRHKKPVVFRATPQWFISMDKANLRNDALAAIDTVGWFPSWGKARIQSMVDGRPDWTISRQRTWGVPIALFTHRQTGEIHPRSVELMQQVADRVEAEGIDVWYSLDAAELLGAEAADYEKVTDILDVWFDSGVTHEGVLAARGFGKPADLYLEGSDQHRGWFQSSLLTGVAIDKRAPYKQCLTHGFTVDEQGRKMSKSLGNGIEPQDIMNKLGADILRLWIASADYSNEMSLSQEILKRNADAYRRLRNTARFLLGNLDGFDPAQHLRPLDQMVALDRWIVHRAWELQEKIKAAYDGYNMAEIVQLLLNFCSVDLGSLYLDVTKDRLYTMPTDSHGRRSAQSAMYHIAEAFTRWVAPILTFTADELWGYLPGEHAGHVLFTTWYDGLAPLPADAQLNATDFDQLLAVREQVAKVLEPMRANGAIGAALEAEITIAANEEQAAKWQPLADELRFLFISGDVQVRPATTDEVFVSAQPTTKAKCVRCWHHRADVGSNADHPELCGRCVSNVTGAGEVRSWF; encoded by the coding sequence GTGAGCCAGGACTACAAGACCACCCTGAACCTGCCAGCCACCGAATTCCCGATGCGCGGCGACCTGCCCAAGCGCGAGCCGGGCATTCTGGCGCGGTGGGAAGAGCAGGGGCTCTACCAGCAGCTGCGCGACAACGCCGCCGGCCGCCCGCTGTTCGTGCTGCACGACGGCCCGCCGTACGCCAACGGCCGCATCCACCTGGGCCACGCGGTCAACAAGATCCTGAAGGACATCATCGTCAAGTCGCGCTATCTGGCCGGCTTCGATGCGCCCTACGTGCCGGGCTGGGACTGCCATGGCCTGCCGATCGAGATCGCGGTGGAAAAGAAGTGGGGCAAGGTCGGCACCAAGCTCGACGCCGTTGAATTCCGCCAGAAGTGCCGCGAGTTCGCCGAAGAGCAGATCAACATCCAGCGCGTGGACTTCAAGCGCCTGGGCGTGACCGGTGACTGGGACAACCCGTACAAGACCCTGAGCTTCGACTTCGAAGCCAACGAGATCCGTGCGCTGTCCAAGGTCGTGGCCAACGGCCACCTGGTGCGTGGCGCCAAGCCGGTGTACTGGTGCTTCGACTGTGGCTCGGCGCTGGCCGAGGCCGAGATCGAGTACCAGGAAAAGGAATCGCCGGCGATCGACGTGGCCTACGCCGCACGCGATGCGCAGGCCATCGGCCAGGCGTTCGGCGTGAGCGTGCCGGCCGACGTGGAAGTGGCCGTACCGATCTGGACCACCACCCCGTGGACGCTGCCGGCCTCGCTGGCGGTGTCGCTGGGCGCGGAGATCACCTACGTGCTGGCCGAAGGCCCGGCGCACAACGGCAAGCGCCGTTGGCTGGTGCTGGCTGCGGCGTTGGCCGAGCGCGCGCTGCAGCGCTATGGCGTCGAAAACGTGGTGCTGCACGGTGAAACCACCGGTGCGGCGCTGGAAAACCAGCTGCTGGCGCATCCGTTCTACCCGGAGCGCGAGATCCTGGTGCTCAACGGCGACCATGTGTCCGACGAGGACGGTACCGGTGCGGTGCACACCGCCCCCGGCCACGGCCAGGAAGACTTCGTGGTCAGCCAGAAGTACGGCCTGCTGGACAAGTACAACGCCGGCCAGATCACCCCGATCGACGGCCGTGGCGTATACCTGGAATCGACCCCGCCGGCCGGTGACGTGGTGCTGGCTGGCCAACATCTATGGCAGGCGCAGGAGGCCATCGTCGGCGTGCTGCGTGACAACGGTGCGCTGCTGGCCTTCCATCCGATCCGCCACAGCTACCCGCACTGCTGGCGTCACAAGAAGCCGGTGGTGTTCCGCGCCACCCCGCAGTGGTTCATCTCGATGGACAAGGCCAACCTGCGCAACGATGCGCTGGCCGCCATCGACACCGTCGGCTGGTTCCCGAGCTGGGGCAAGGCGCGCATCCAGAGCATGGTCGACGGTCGCCCGGACTGGACCATCTCGCGCCAGCGCACCTGGGGCGTGCCGATCGCACTGTTCACCCACCGGCAGACCGGCGAGATCCATCCGCGTTCGGTGGAGCTGATGCAGCAGGTCGCCGACCGCGTCGAAGCCGAGGGCATCGACGTGTGGTACTCGCTGGATGCCGCCGAACTGCTGGGCGCTGAAGCCGCCGACTACGAGAAGGTCACCGACATCCTCGACGTCTGGTTCGATTCGGGCGTGACCCATGAGGGCGTGCTTGCCGCGCGTGGCTTCGGCAAGCCGGCCGACCTGTACCTGGAAGGTTCCGACCAGCATCGCGGCTGGTTCCAGTCCTCGCTGCTGACCGGCGTGGCGATCGACAAGCGCGCGCCGTACAAGCAGTGCCTGACCCACGGCTTCACCGTGGACGAGCAGGGCCGCAAGATGTCCAAGTCGCTGGGCAACGGCATTGAGCCGCAGGACATCATGAACAAGCTGGGCGCGGACATCCTGCGCCTGTGGATCGCCTCGGCCGACTACAGCAACGAGATGTCGCTGTCGCAGGAGATCCTCAAGCGTAATGCCGATGCCTACCGCCGCCTGCGCAACACCGCACGCTTCCTGCTCGGCAACCTGGACGGTTTCGATCCGGCCCAGCACCTGCGTCCGCTCGACCAGATGGTCGCGCTGGACCGCTGGATCGTGCATCGCGCGTGGGAGCTGCAGGAGAAGATCAAGGCGGCCTACGACGGCTACAACATGGCCGAGATCGTGCAGCTGCTGCTGAACTTCTGCAGCGTGGACCTGGGCTCGCTGTACCTGGACGTGACCAAGGACCGCCTGTACACGATGCCGACCGATTCGCACGGTCGCCGTTCGGCACAGAGCGCGATGTACCACATCGCCGAAGCGTTCACCCGCTGGGTTGCGCCGATCCTGACCTTCACCGCCGACGAGCTGTGGGGCTACCTGCCGGGCGAGCATGCCGGCCATGTGCTGTTCACCACCTGGTACGACGGCCTGGCGCCGCTGCCGGCCGATGCCCAGCTCAACGCCACCGACTTCGACCAGTTGCTGGCTGTGCGCGAGCAGGTGGCCAAGGTGCTCGAGCCGATGCGTGCCAACGGCGCCATCGGTGCCGCGCTGGAAGCGGAGATCACCATTGCCGCCAACGAGGAGCAGGCCGCGAAGTGGCAGCCGCTGGCCGATGAACTGCGCTTCCTGTTCATCAGTGGCGACGTGCAGGTGCGCCCGGCGACCACCGACGAGGTGTTCGTCAGCGCCCAGCCGACCACCAAGGCCAAGTGCGTGCGCTGCTGGCACCACCGCGCCGACGTCGGCAGCAACGCCGATCATCCGGAACTGTGCGGCCGTTGCGTGAGCAACGTGACCGGCGCCGGCGAAGTGCGGAGCTGGTTCTGA
- the murJ gene encoding murein biosynthesis integral membrane protein MurJ translates to MLRGLLSFSSMTMVSRVLGLVRDFVVTTTFGTNAITDAFWVAFRVPNFLRRLFAEGSFATAFVPVFTEVKETRSHAELRELMARTAGTLGGVLMLVTALALIFAPQLASVFSSGVDTDPVKQGLLVDLFRLTFPFLLFVSLTALAGGALNSFQRFAMPALTPVILNLCMIAGALWLAPRLGGTPEKQILALGWAVLAAGILQLLFQLPSLKGINLLTLPRWGWSHPGVRKVMTLMVPTLFGSSVAQINLLLDTVIAAKLTDGSQSWLSLADRFLELPLGVFGVALGTVILPALARHHVSTDREGFSRSLDWGLRMTLLISVPAMLGLLLLAEPLIATIFQHGQFSAFDTRMTALSVYGLSFGLPAFALLKVVLPAFYARQDTKTPVRAGVAALVANMVFNFALLAVLYQVMVPDELKAQGVMAAIGKQPGLHLALGIASALSSYLNLGLLWYWLGKTDVYQRRPGWGGYLLRLLLACAAMVGVLLALLHWLPGFSAMSVWERIGSLSLLVGGGGVTYAVAMLAMGFRPRDLRGH, encoded by the coding sequence TTGTTGCGGGGCCTGCTGTCGTTCAGCAGCATGACCATGGTCTCGCGCGTTCTCGGACTTGTCCGGGACTTCGTGGTGACCACCACGTTCGGCACCAACGCCATCACTGATGCTTTCTGGGTCGCCTTCAGGGTACCCAATTTCCTGCGGCGTTTGTTCGCCGAAGGCTCTTTCGCCACCGCTTTCGTGCCCGTGTTCACGGAAGTGAAGGAGACCCGCAGCCACGCCGAGCTGCGTGAACTGATGGCCCGCACCGCCGGCACCCTGGGCGGGGTGCTGATGCTGGTCACTGCGCTGGCGCTGATCTTCGCGCCGCAGCTGGCCTCGGTCTTCTCCAGTGGCGTTGATACCGATCCGGTCAAGCAGGGCCTGCTGGTCGACCTGTTCCGCCTGACCTTCCCGTTCCTGTTGTTCGTGTCGCTGACCGCCCTGGCCGGCGGCGCGCTGAACAGCTTCCAGCGCTTCGCCATGCCGGCGCTGACCCCGGTCATCCTCAACCTGTGCATGATCGCCGGCGCGCTGTGGCTGGCCCCGCGGCTGGGCGGCACCCCGGAAAAGCAGATCCTGGCGCTGGGCTGGGCGGTACTGGCTGCCGGCATCCTGCAGCTGCTGTTCCAGCTGCCCTCGCTGAAGGGCATCAACCTGCTGACCCTGCCGCGCTGGGGCTGGAGCCATCCGGGCGTGCGCAAGGTGATGACGCTGATGGTGCCGACCCTGTTCGGTTCCTCGGTGGCGCAGATCAACCTGCTGCTGGACACCGTCATCGCGGCCAAGCTGACCGATGGCTCGCAGTCCTGGCTGTCGCTGGCCGACCGCTTCCTGGAGCTGCCGCTGGGCGTGTTCGGCGTGGCGCTGGGCACGGTGATCCTGCCGGCGCTGGCCCGTCACCACGTCAGCACCGACCGCGAAGGCTTCTCGCGCTCGCTGGACTGGGGCCTGCGCATGACCCTGCTGATCTCGGTGCCGGCCATGCTGGGCCTGCTGCTGCTGGCCGAACCGCTGATCGCGACCATCTTCCAGCACGGCCAGTTCAGTGCCTTCGATACCCGCATGACCGCGCTGTCGGTGTACGGCCTGAGTTTCGGCCTGCCGGCGTTCGCCCTGCTGAAGGTGGTGTTGCCGGCGTTCTACGCACGCCAGGACACCAAGACCCCGGTGCGCGCGGGTGTGGCCGCGCTGGTGGCCAACATGGTGTTCAACTTCGCCCTGCTGGCGGTGCTGTACCAGGTCATGGTGCCGGACGAGCTGAAGGCGCAGGGCGTGATGGCGGCCATCGGCAAGCAGCCGGGCCTGCATCTGGCACTGGGCATTGCCAGCGCGCTGTCCAGTTACCTGAACCTGGGCCTGCTGTGGTACTGGCTGGGCAAGACCGACGTCTACCAGCGCCGGCCGGGCTGGGGCGGCTATCTGCTGCGACTGCTGCTGGCCTGTGCGGCCATGGTTGGTGTGCTGCTGGCCCTGCTGCACTGGCTGCCGGGCTTCTCGGCGATGAGCGTGTGGGAGCGGATCGGCAGCCTGTCGCTGCTGGTCGGCGGTGGCGGTGTCACCTACGCGGTAGCCATGCTGGCGATGGGCTTCCGCCCGCGCGATCTGCGTGGGCATTGA
- a CDS encoding bifunctional riboflavin kinase/FAD synthetase has translation MSRLFRSVEGGELFPNGSVVCIGAFDGLHLGHRALVRHAVARARALGVAAVAVAFEPLPREFFAQGTPPPRLTLARSKVEILRELGVDAVGLLRFDAAMAAMPAETFVRQLLVKRLSAREVWIGPEFCFGNRRRGDLALLQKMGAELGFTAGEIEAVDLHGERISSTRIRQLLQQGDFARANDLLGRPYAISGRVVRGRQLGRTLGFPTANLRFPKTPALSGIYATWVHGVFDQPWPSVSSFGTRPTVEGVEPLLEAHLFDFQGDLYGRHIDVEFVAKLRDEEKFNDLAALTDQMHRDAEQARAILSEHRLRATA, from the coding sequence ATGAGCAGGCTGTTCAGAAGCGTCGAGGGCGGGGAGCTGTTCCCCAACGGAAGCGTGGTCTGTATCGGTGCATTCGACGGCCTCCACCTGGGCCATCGTGCGCTGGTCCGCCACGCGGTTGCCCGCGCGCGCGCCTTGGGCGTGGCCGCCGTGGCCGTGGCGTTCGAGCCGCTGCCGCGTGAGTTCTTCGCACAGGGCACACCGCCGCCGCGGCTGACCCTGGCGCGCAGCAAGGTCGAGATCCTGCGCGAGCTCGGTGTCGATGCGGTCGGCCTGCTGCGATTCGACGCGGCGATGGCAGCGATGCCGGCCGAGACCTTCGTGCGCCAGTTGCTGGTCAAGCGCCTGAGTGCGCGTGAGGTCTGGATCGGCCCGGAGTTCTGCTTCGGCAACCGCCGCCGCGGCGACCTGGCCCTGCTGCAGAAAATGGGTGCCGAACTGGGTTTCACTGCGGGCGAAATTGAAGCGGTCGACCTGCATGGCGAACGCATTTCCAGCACCCGCATCCGCCAGCTGCTGCAGCAGGGCGACTTCGCCCGTGCCAACGACCTGCTGGGCCGTCCGTACGCGATCAGCGGCCGGGTGGTGCGCGGGCGCCAGCTCGGCCGTACGCTGGGCTTCCCCACCGCCAACCTGCGGTTCCCGAAGACCCCGGCGCTGTCGGGCATCTACGCGACCTGGGTGCATGGCGTGTTCGACCAGCCGTGGCCGTCGGTGTCCAGCTTCGGCACCCGCCCGACGGTGGAGGGCGTGGAGCCGCTGCTGGAAGCCCACCTGTTCGATTTCCAGGGCGACCTGTACGGGCGCCACATCGACGTGGAGTTCGTCGCCAAGCTGCGCGACGAAGAGAAATTCAATGATCTGGCGGCCCTGACCGACCAGATGCACCGCGACGCCGAACAGGCGCGCGCCATCCTTTCCGAACATAGATTGCGAGCCACTGCGTGA